A stretch of the Carassius carassius chromosome 50, fCarCar2.1, whole genome shotgun sequence genome encodes the following:
- the LOC132133617 gene encoding cytoskeleton-associated protein 5-like isoform X3: MGDDSEWMKLPTDQKCEHKIWKARLNGYEEALKLFQKIEDEKSSEWGKYLGLVKKFVTDSNAVAQLKGLEAALVFIENAHVAGKTTGEVVSGVVGKVFNQPKAQAKELGSDICLMYIEIEKAEVVQDELIKGLDNKNPKIVVTCIETLRKALCEFGSKIITLKPVVKVLPKLFESREKAVRDEAKLLAVEIYRWIRDALRAPLQNINSVQLKELEEEWVKLPTAAPKQTRFLRSQQDLKAKFEQQQAAGGDEADGDDDDEAEVAQVDPYELLEAVEILSKLPKDFYEKIEAKKWQERKEALEAVEALTKNPKLENGDYGDLVRALKKVIGKDANVMLVAMAAKCLAGLAAGLRKKFGTYAGLVVPTILEKFKEKKPQVVQALQEAIDAVFLTTTLQNISEDVLSVMDNKNPSIKQQASLFLARSFRHCTPSTLPKSVLKPFCAAFLKQVNDSAPEVRDAAFEALGTAMKVVGEKAVNPFLTDVDKLKLDKIKECADKVELAGKKGGGGGGEKKAKPAAKAPPPVEALAKQSGAPKKAPPAKAAGPPKKGKPASAPSAKSKKAPDTKEIVETELSPEVCEEKAAAVLPATCMQLLDSANWKERLASMEEFQRAVEQMDKSEMPCQALVKMLAKKPGWKETNFQVMQMKLHIVGLIAQKGSFSKTSALVVLDGLVDKIGDVKCGSNAKEALTAIGEACCLPWTAEQVVSMAFAQKNPKNQAETLNWLANAMKEFGFAGINVKAFINNVKTALAATNPAVRTSAITLLGVMYLYMGAPLRMFFEDEKPALLSQIDAEFEKMQGQSPPAPIRGTKRAAPDEEGDAAEEEVDSGAGDIMDLLPRTDISDKITSDMVSKISDKNWKIRKEGLDEVATVISEAKFIQASIGELPMALKGRLSDSNKLLVQQTLNILQQIATAMGPSLKQHVKNLGIPVVTVLGDSKPNVRAAALSTLNTWVEQTGMKEWLEGEDLSEELKKENPFLRQELLGWLAEKLPTLRTVPADLMLCVPHLYTCLEDRSGDVRKKAQDALPFFMMHLGYEKMIKAAGKLKPASKDQVVGMLEKARAVMPAKPEVHVKAAASKPASSAPAAKPASAPARNQSPCEDFSEPEPKPDTKKAKPAGPAAKKGVVGKKPPVKAGAKDEEDRSGPIFILVPNSKEQRIKEEKTLKILKWNFITPRDEYVEQLKTQMSTCLPKWLQDELFHFDFQRHVKAIGAMIEHMEPECEAVIGCLDLILKWFTLRFFDTNTSVLMKALEFLKLLFTMLSRKNYQLNDYEASSFIPYLILKVGESKDGVRKDVRAILTMLCKVYAASKVFPLLMEGTKSKNSKQRSECLEELGCLIENFGMNVCQPTPAKALKDIAVHIGDRDTTVRNAALNTVLAAYNACGDQVFKLIGNLSEKEMSMLEERIKRSAKKTPAASAKQERPQRELPANPSATFLRKPAQEEVPNKLKIMYRTYRIQARAQNAHLEQSTPSIPKEFQLDLDVFENNHTCASDIPDLVQHKLDEVLEPVMIPERKIRSVSPHFDDIHNSTASTINFVISQVASGDINTSIQALAQIDEVLRQADKAEAMSGHIDQFLIATFMQLRLIYNTHMADDRLDKKDIFKLYSCIIGNMLSLFSMESLAREASMGVLKDLMHGLITLMLDSRVEDIEDGQQLIRSVNLLVVRVLEKSDQTNILSALLVLLQDSLISTAGSPMFSELVMKCLWRMIRFLPQTINSINLDRILLDVHNFMKVFPKDKLKQLKSDVPHRTLKTLLHTLCRLTGAKILDHMSMIENRNESELEAHLRRVVKHSANLSGIKSDKSSEKGTLRSDDKVIKAKVSDILSEIFKKIGSKENTKEGLTELYEYKQKYSDADLEPFLRNTSQFFQSYVERGLRMIESEREGKGRIQPSTGVIPQHSTDSYLPGSSTVPVSNNGEDMNAAAYYERLKILRKRRGLENSTPEEDRPPLSSLRPSVASSTDMLHSKLSQLKESREHFQQEQSHSHSPTRSSSPASNLDDLKKRLERIKSNRQ, from the exons tgaatTTGGATCAAAGATCATTACTCTCAAGCCTGTAGTGAAAGTGTTGCCGAAACTGTTCGAGTCTCGAGAAAAGGCAGTTCGAGATGAGGCCAAATTGCTGGCGGTGGAGATCTATCGATGGATTCGTGATGCTCTGCGAGCTCCCCTTCAGAATATCAACTCCGTACAG TTGAAAGAGTTGGAGGAAGAATGGGTGAAACTGCCAACTGCAGCTCCTAAGCAGACCAGGTTCTTGCGCTCTCAGCAGGACCTCAAGGCCAAGTTTGAGCAACAGCAGGCTGCTGGAGGAGATGAGGCTGACG GAGACGATGATGATGAGGCTGAAGTTGCTCAGGTGGATCCTTATGAGCTTTTGGAAGCTGTCGAGATCCTTTCTAAACTTCCAAAAGACTTCTATGAAAAAATT GAAGCGAAAAAATGGCAGGAGAGGAAGGAAGCATTAGAGGCAGTTGAGGCTTTGACTAAGAACCCGAAACTAGAGAACGGAGACTATGGGGACCTGGTTCGGGCTCTAAAAAAG GTTATTGGGAAAGATGCCAATGTGATGCTAGTGGCCATGGCAGCCAAATGCTTGGCTGGACTGGCAGCAGGATTGAGGAAAAAGTTTGGGACATATGCAGGTCTT GTGGTGCCAACCATCTTGGAGAAGTTCAAAGAGAAGAAACCTCAGGTGGTTCAGGCCTTGCAGGAGGCCATTGATGCAGTCTTCCTTACC ACAACCTTGCAAAACATCAGTGAGGATGTTCTGTCAGTGATGGACAATAAGAACCCTTCCATCAAGCAACAGGCTTCACTGTTCCTTGCCAGAAGCTTCCGTCACTGTACCCCGAGCACGTTGCCAAAAAGTGTTCTGAAGCCCTTTTGTGCAGCATTCCTCAAG CAAGTGAATGATTCTGCTCCGGAGGTCAGAGATGCTGCTTTTGAGGCTTTGGGGACAGCCATGAAGGTGGTAGGGGAGAAAGCAGTCAACCCATTCCTGACAGATGTTGACAAACTCAAGTTGGAcaag ATAAAAGAATGTGCTGATAAAGTGGAGCTTGCTGGAAAGAAAGGAGGCGGCGGTGGGGGAGAGAAgaaagcgaaacctgctgcaaaagCACCTCCACCTGTTGAAGCACTTGCCAAACAATCCGGGGCTCCTAAGAAAGCTCCTCCTGCGAAG GCTGCAGGACCTCCCAAGAAGGGCAAACCTGCCTCCGCTCCGAGTGCAAAGTCCAAGAAAGCTCCAGACACAAAGGAAATTGTCGAGACGGAGTTGTCT CCGGAAGTGTGTGAGGAGAAGGCTGCCGCTGTGCTCCCAGCCACCTGTATGCAGCTGCTGGACAGCGCTAACTGGAAGGAGAGACTTGCTAGCATGGAAGAGTTTCAGAGG GCTGTGGAGCAGATGGACAAATCTGAAATGCCGTGCCAGGCTTTAGTCAAGATGCTGGCTAAGAAACCTGGATGGAAAGAGACCAACTTTCAG GTAATGCAAATGAAGCTCCACATTGTGGGTTTAATCGCACAAAAGGGATCGTTCTCGAAGACGTCTGCACTGGTGGTTTTGGATGGTCTGGTTGATAAGATTGGAGACGTGAAGTGTGGAAGTAATGCTAAAGAGGCTCTCACTGCGATCGGGGAGGCCTGTTGTCTGCCGTGGACTGCTGAACAG GTTGTCTCGATGGCTTTTGCTCAGAAAAATCCTAAAAACCAAGCAGAAACATTGAACTGGTTGGCCAATGCCATGAAGGAGTTTGGATTTGCAGG AATAAATGTCAAGGCCTTCATCAACAATGTCAAAACTGCTCTGGCTGCCACAAATCCT GCTGTGAGGACCTCAGCGATCACTCTGTTGGGAGTCATGTATCTGTACATGGGCGCTCCTCTGCGCATGTTCTTTGAAGATGAAAAACCAGCCCTCCTTTCACAAATTGATGCCGAGTTTGAAAag ATGCAGGGTCAGTCTCCTCCTGCCCCCATTCGTGGTACCAAAAGAGCAGCACCGGATGAAGAGGGAGATGCAGCTGAAGAAGAGGTGGACAGCGGAGCCGGAGACATCATGGACCTGCTGCCCAGAACTGATATCAG TGATAAAATTACATCGGACATGGTGTCAAAGATCAGCGACAAGAACTGGAAAATCAGGAAGGAGGGGCTTGATGAGGTGGCAACAGTCATTTCTGAGGCCAAATTCATCCAGGCCAGCATCGGTGAGCTGCCAATGGCACTGAAGGGCCGTCTCAGTGATTCCAACAAACTACTG GTCCAGCAGACTCTCAATATTCTGCAGCAGATAGCTACTGCCATGGGGCCATCTCTCAAGCAGCACGTTAAGAACCTTGGAATTCCTGTGGTTACTGTTCTTGGTGACAGTAAG CCTAATGTCCGTGCTGCTGCCTTGTCAACGCTGAACACATGGGTGGAGCAGACTGGAATGAAGGAGTGGCTTGAAGGAGAAGACCTATCAGAGGAGCTTAAAAAGGAAAACCCCTTCCTCAGACAGGAG CTGCTGGGCTGGCTTGCTGAGAAGCTGCCCACCCTGCGTACAGTGCCTGCAGACCTCATGCTGTGCGTGCCTCACCTGTACACTTGCCTGGAGGACCGCAGCGGAGATGTGCGCAAGAAAGCTCAGGATGCACTTCCCTTCTTCATGATGCACCTGGGCTATGAGAAGATGATCAAGGCTGCCGGCAAACTGAAG CCGGCCTCAAAGGACCAGGTGGTTGGCATGCTGGAGAAGGCCAGGGCCGTGATGCCAGCCAAGCCTGAAGTTCATGTCAAAGCTGCAGCTTCCAAACCCGCCTCCAGTGCCCCTGCTGCAAAACCAGCCTCAG CTCCAGCCAGGAACCAAAGTCCCTGTGAAGATTTCAGTGAACCAGAACCCAAACCAGACACAAAGAAAGCTAAACCAGCAGGTCCTGCAGCTAAAAAG GGTGTTGTTGGTAAGAAACCTCCAGTTAAGGCTGGTGCAAAGGATGAGGAGGACAGATCTGGTCCCATCTTCATCCTCGTTCCCAACAGCAAAGAGCAGAGGATCAAGGaagagaagacattaaag ATTCTCAAGTGGAACTTCATCACTCCTCGTGATGAGTACGTGGAGCAGCTGAAGACTCAAATGTCGACATGTCTGCCCAAGTGGCTCCAAGACGAACTTTTCCACTTTGATTTTCAGCGCCACGTAAAAGCTATTGGAGCCATGATTGAG CACATGGAGCCAGAGTGTGAGGCTGTGATTGGCTGTCTAGATCTGATATTGAAGTGGTTTACTTTGCGGTTCTTTGACACAAACACCAGTGTGCTGATGAAAGCCCTGGAGTTCCTCAAACTGCTCTTCACCATGCTGAGCAGGAAGAACTACCAGCTCAATGACTACGAGGCCTCCTCTTTCATCCCCTACCTGATCCTCAAG GTTGGAGAGTCAAAAGATGGGGTGCGTAAAGATGTCAGAGCTATTCTCACAATGTTGTGTAAAGTCTACGCGGCCAGTAAAGTCTTCCCCTTACTTATGGAAGGAACCAAATCCAAAAACTCCAAGCAGAGATCTG AATGTCTTGAGGAGCTCGGCTGCCTGATTGAGAACTTCGGGATGAATGTCTGCCAGCCGACTCCAGCCAAAGCTCTTAAAGATATCGCTGTACACATTGGAGACCGTGACACTACGGTCCGCAACGCTGCGCTCAATACCGTCTTGGCTGCCTACAACGCTTGTGGAGACCAAGTCTTCAAACTCATTGGCAAT CTGTCTGAGAAAGAAATGAGCATGCTGGAAGAGAGAATCAAACGTTCGGCCAAGAAGACGCCTGCAGCCTCAGCCAAACAGGAGCGACCACAGAGAGAGCTTCCTGCAAATCCCAGTGCAACCTTCCTGCGTAAGCCTGCTCAAGAGGAAGTGCCCAACAAGCTCAA AATAATGTATCGCACTTACAGGAT TCAAGCTCGGGCACAGAATGCTCACTTGGAGCAGTCCACTCCGTCCATCCCAAAAGAATTTCAGCTGGATCTGGATGTGTTCGAGAACAACCACACATGTGCCAGCGACATCCCTGACCTGGTGCAGCATAAACTGGATGAAGTTCTGGAGCCGGTCATGATTCCGGAGCGCAA GATTCGTTCAGTCTCTCCTCATTTTGATGACATTCACAACAGCACTGCCTCCACCATCAACTTTGTCATCTCCCAGGTGGCCAGTGGAGACATTAACACCAGTATCCAGGCCTTGGCACAG ATCGATGAGGTCTTGAGGCAGGCGGACAAAGCGGAAGCCATGTCTGGCCACATCGACCAGTTCCTCATCGCCACCTTCATGCAGCTGCGGCTCATTTATAACACGCACATGGCTGACGATCGGCTGGACAAGAAGGACATCTTCAAACTCTATAGCTGCATCATAGGAAACATGCTTTCT CTTTTCTCTATGGAGAGTCTAGCACGGGAGGCCTCTATGGGCGTCCTGAAGGACCTGATGCACGGTCTCATCACACTGATGTTGGACTCCAGAGTGGAGGACATTGAGGACGGACAGCAGCTCATTCGCTCTGTCAATCTGCTCGTGGTTCGAGTTCTAGAGAAATCTGACCAGACCAACATCCTAAG TGCTTTGTTGGTGCTGCTGCAGGACAGTCTTATCAGCACCGCTGGTTCCCCCATGTTCTCTGAACTTGTCATGAAG TGTCTATGGAGAATGATCCGTTTCTTGCCGCAGACCATCAACAGTATTAATCTGGACCGCATCCTGCTGGATGTGCACAACTTCATGAAGGTTTTCCCTAAAGACAAGCTCAAACAGCTGAAGAGTGATGTTCCCCATCGGACGCTGAAGACGCTGCTACACACGCTCTGCAGGCTCACTGGCGCCAAG ATATTAGATCACATGTCCATGATTGAGAACCGCAACGAGTCGGAACTGGAGGCTCACCTGAGGCGGGTGGTCAAGCATTCGGCAAACCTCTCCGGAATCAAGTCCGACAAGAGCTCAGAAAAGGGCACGCTCAGATCG GATGATAAAGTGATCAAGGCCAAAGTGAGTGACATCCTGTCTGAGATCTTCAAGAAGATTGGCTCCAAAGAGAACACTAAAGAG GGTCTGACGGAGTTGTATGAATATAAGCAGAAGTACTCTGACGCAGACCTCGAGCCCTTCTTGAGGAACACGTCCCAGTTCTTCCAGAGTTACGTGGAGCGAGGACTCCGCATGATTGAGTCGGAGCGTGAAGGAAAAGGCCGAATCCAGCCCTCCACAGGAG TAATCCCTCAGCACAGCACAGACTCGTATTTGCCGGGCTCTAGCACCGTGCCCGTCAGTAATAATGGAGAAGATATGAATGCCGCTGCCTACTACGAGAGACTGAAGATCTTACGGAAACGGCGCGGCCTTGAGAACTCAACG CCGGAGGAAGACCGGCCTCCTCTCAGTTCTCTGAGACCGTCGGTGGCCTCCTCCACAGACATGCTCCACAGCAAACTGTCCCAGCTGAAGGAGTCCCGCGAGCACTTCCAGCAGGAGCAGTCCCACTCCCACAGCCCCACCCGCTCCTCCTCCCCCGCCTCCAACCTCGACGACCTCAAAAAGAGGCTGGAGAGGATAAAGAGCAACCGCCAGTAG